In Ktedonobacteraceae bacterium, one genomic interval encodes:
- a CDS encoding Hpt domain-containing protein has protein sequence MSNTFDKSSVLASFIEEVNSYLPEIETNLARLAEMPGDMDALEETYRRTHTIGGSASMMDFPGLSHVAHGMEDILGDVIDGVAELDQPTIALLQRSLARLHRLVDGINQGIDQDAVIAEDDADYTQYRVAIEAAARAGNTSAAGTGSEEQLQGIAASVAPGVSMPSLEEVLASFRTPEVVAGEAVAWPEEPAPVAYADMPAKRDSSPLQTPTQEFIQEQPQVPTAPAQPGALELLVASSRQPSAPLDNPPVTPRASLQDDWGHDAAGSTGKREAAQPTSPLSPVTGTGVGNRSIMPTAGSSSLTPTDVDQGPIATVYNEMQAEVQVLDEQASSLKRTLTQLRLAVSVIEAQRAEFRGFLDGSKDALDRMEEWAGKAMGLNLRNSPEQVRRYLPLSVMWVANNKLKKVLELLVQMTSGVELTDEQMQIALQQLHASIQTCGSIFEQLQSGSSASLFAHDPGWTHWEMQIPPENEGLRERVTFERRGDLAAIRAEIEERLREELRQEYEARPFTLAARAELEQQIRNEVREEFEARRQLQETVAGSGHQETLEEIKARLRSEIEIEVRREFLSQLTGEMEDATEVAFPGSPQPAAFVPPAPAPMVMPPPLSPASSPSAASSVMNDFGEEAAELFRLEAEEHLQTISVHVAELENAPADRNPIQAIRRATHTLKGAAGMMGFRMIADLCHILEDLLDSIIEEAISISPTVVSIILDTTELLDALVNGKGSASEHENALQELRGRYVQVLGEQSPLVSNVDEEIAAAIEERESSMMEAAAVTGVVASTPQAEAEPQAQARTDLSVRVPLQKLDELVNLFGELLVNRSALEERLQRLMRLVADAEVSSNRLRDVGQKLDSRFEAATLPSGRSVQVMPGEGDQSFSHNGDNGKGAGKRVEPSYLAEFDELELDRYTEFHQLARGLSEGISDMTTLSSEMEAIIRDCESVFRRESRLSTTFQDRLMKARLVPLSTMIPRLYRTARAVALKQHKEFEFVLEGQETEVDRTVIEEIAGPLLHLIRNAVNHAIETPEVRVQKGKPPAGQIKLSAAYEGNQVIITVRDDGTGIDPEKVRNEAIARGFIRADQALSDSDLVELIFRPGFSTAEVLSEESGRGVGLDVVRDSVSRLRGALEVESMPGQGTAFTMKFPTSLAIQSVMMVLVGEQQFAIPTVMVESIGRLDNFKYSTYGGRPAILVQNDLYPLNSLAQLLGLPEKEPDERGPIVLVHTDRQRVALMVDAIKGKMDIVMKNLGPHLRHVHGIAGGSVLGNGRVVLILELRELLSPRVSVTTSTANVPGQVTRRESTAMSPAQQAAPSMPIQAPVPAERQVIGTTTSAPRPPAKQAATPPRGKYILVVDDSPSVRRVVGNMLKQHGWEVQLARDGVEALEMITRETPLAVLLDIEMPRMDGYELMATVRAQEQYRTLPIVILTSRAATKHQQRAMQLGASGYLVKPYQDEEMLNLLNTLVYGATV, from the coding sequence ATGTCGAATACATTTGATAAATCATCTGTTCTCGCCTCCTTTATTGAAGAGGTGAATTCGTATTTGCCTGAAATCGAGACCAACCTGGCGCGCCTGGCAGAGATGCCCGGCGACATGGATGCTCTTGAGGAGACATATCGCCGCACTCATACCATCGGTGGTTCCGCTTCAATGATGGATTTCCCCGGTTTATCGCATGTCGCACATGGGATGGAGGATATTCTCGGCGATGTGATAGATGGGGTAGCCGAGCTTGATCAACCAACGATAGCGCTTTTGCAGCGTTCTCTCGCGCGCCTGCATCGCCTTGTAGATGGCATAAATCAAGGAATTGACCAGGATGCCGTGATTGCGGAGGATGACGCCGATTATACCCAGTATCGTGTAGCGATCGAAGCTGCTGCTCGCGCCGGAAATACTAGTGCCGCCGGCACAGGATCGGAAGAACAACTTCAAGGCATTGCGGCATCAGTGGCTCCCGGCGTATCGATGCCTTCACTTGAGGAAGTGCTGGCTTCTTTCCGCACTCCTGAAGTGGTTGCAGGAGAGGCAGTGGCATGGCCGGAAGAGCCTGCGCCGGTTGCTTACGCTGATATGCCTGCAAAGCGGGATTCCTCACCGCTTCAAACACCAACCCAGGAATTCATCCAGGAACAACCGCAAGTACCAACAGCGCCTGCACAGCCAGGAGCATTGGAGCTACTTGTTGCTTCATCACGCCAGCCTTCCGCCCCCCTCGATAACCCTCCGGTTACACCACGGGCGTCACTGCAAGATGACTGGGGGCATGACGCCGCAGGATCTACCGGTAAGAGGGAAGCTGCGCAACCAACATCTCCACTCTCGCCGGTTACTGGAACAGGCGTGGGGAACAGGTCTATCATGCCCACGGCGGGATCGTCTTCCTTGACCCCGACGGACGTAGACCAGGGTCCGATTGCCACGGTTTACAATGAGATGCAGGCTGAAGTGCAGGTGCTGGATGAACAGGCTTCTTCATTGAAGCGCACATTAACCCAGCTGCGCCTGGCCGTATCAGTTATTGAAGCCCAGCGCGCAGAATTTCGTGGCTTTCTAGATGGCTCCAAAGATGCGCTCGATCGCATGGAGGAATGGGCCGGGAAAGCTATGGGCCTCAATCTGCGCAATAGTCCTGAGCAGGTCCGGCGTTATCTCCCACTTTCAGTCATGTGGGTAGCAAACAACAAGCTCAAGAAAGTGCTTGAGTTGCTTGTGCAAATGACGAGCGGCGTAGAGTTGACGGATGAGCAGATGCAAATAGCTTTGCAGCAGTTACATGCGTCTATACAGACATGCGGAAGCATTTTCGAGCAACTGCAATCCGGTTCCTCTGCGTCCCTGTTCGCCCATGATCCCGGTTGGACGCACTGGGAGATGCAAATTCCGCCCGAAAACGAAGGCTTGCGGGAACGTGTCACATTTGAGCGTCGTGGTGACCTTGCTGCTATCCGCGCCGAGATAGAAGAGCGGTTGCGCGAAGAACTGCGCCAGGAATATGAGGCTCGCCCGTTCACACTGGCCGCTCGCGCCGAATTAGAACAGCAGATACGCAACGAGGTGCGCGAAGAGTTCGAGGCCAGGCGTCAATTGCAGGAAACTGTTGCCGGTTCTGGGCATCAGGAAACATTGGAAGAAATAAAAGCCCGGCTGCGCAGCGAGATAGAAATTGAAGTACGCCGCGAGTTCCTCAGCCAGCTTACCGGGGAAATGGAAGATGCCACCGAAGTAGCGTTTCCTGGCTCGCCACAGCCTGCCGCATTCGTGCCACCCGCTCCGGCTCCGATGGTAATGCCGCCGCCGCTATCGCCTGCATCATCACCATCTGCTGCTTCCTCTGTAATGAACGACTTTGGTGAGGAAGCGGCTGAACTCTTCCGCCTGGAAGCTGAAGAGCACCTGCAGACGATTAGCGTACATGTGGCTGAACTTGAAAATGCGCCTGCTGACCGCAATCCCATCCAGGCCATCCGGCGCGCTACTCACACGCTCAAGGGCGCTGCCGGAATGATGGGCTTCCGTATGATTGCGGACCTGTGCCATATTCTGGAAGACCTCCTGGATAGCATCATAGAGGAGGCAATTTCAATTTCACCAACCGTTGTGAGCATTATTCTGGATACGACGGAATTGTTGGATGCGCTCGTAAATGGTAAGGGAAGTGCAAGCGAGCATGAGAATGCCCTACAGGAGCTTCGTGGCCGTTATGTGCAGGTGCTTGGTGAGCAGTCTCCGCTGGTAAGTAACGTCGACGAGGAGATTGCAGCTGCCATCGAGGAAAGGGAATCTTCCATGATGGAGGCTGCCGCGGTTACAGGTGTTGTTGCCAGCACGCCGCAGGCTGAAGCCGAGCCACAGGCTCAGGCACGCACAGACCTCAGCGTGCGCGTTCCACTACAAAAACTTGACGAACTGGTCAACCTCTTTGGAGAGTTACTCGTTAACCGTAGTGCCCTTGAGGAGCGCCTGCAGCGTCTCATGCGCCTGGTAGCAGACGCCGAGGTCAGCAGTAATCGCCTGCGCGATGTGGGTCAGAAGCTGGATAGTCGTTTTGAAGCCGCGACACTGCCGAGTGGCCGTTCGGTGCAGGTGATGCCTGGGGAAGGAGACCAGAGCTTCAGTCACAATGGCGACAATGGCAAGGGTGCCGGTAAGCGCGTCGAACCTTCATACCTGGCCGAATTTGATGAGTTGGAGCTTGACCGTTATACCGAATTTCACCAGCTTGCACGCGGATTGAGCGAGGGTATTTCGGATATGACCACCCTCAGCAGTGAGATGGAAGCCATCATCCGCGATTGTGAAAGCGTCTTCAGGCGTGAGAGTCGTCTCAGTACCACGTTCCAGGATCGTTTGATGAAGGCTCGCCTGGTGCCCCTTTCCACAATGATCCCGCGCCTCTATCGCACAGCCCGTGCGGTTGCGCTGAAGCAGCACAAAGAGTTCGAGTTTGTCCTTGAAGGTCAGGAGACTGAGGTTGATCGTACCGTCATCGAGGAAATCGCTGGACCGCTCCTGCACCTGATACGCAATGCTGTCAACCATGCCATAGAAACACCCGAAGTGCGTGTGCAGAAAGGCAAGCCCCCAGCCGGCCAGATCAAGCTATCTGCCGCATATGAGGGGAACCAGGTCATTATCACGGTGCGTGATGATGGCACAGGCATTGATCCTGAAAAGGTACGCAATGAAGCCATCGCGCGTGGCTTTATCCGCGCTGATCAGGCCTTGAGCGACAGTGACCTGGTAGAACTTATCTTCCGCCCCGGATTCTCAACCGCGGAAGTGTTGAGTGAGGAGAGCGGACGAGGTGTAGGTCTTGATGTTGTGCGAGATAGCGTTTCGCGGCTCAGAGGCGCGCTTGAGGTCGAATCGATGCCCGGCCAGGGGACAGCTTTCACAATGAAATTCCCGACCAGCCTGGCGATTCAGAGCGTCATGATGGTACTGGTTGGTGAGCAACAATTCGCCATTCCGACAGTGATGGTTGAGTCTATTGGTCGCCTTGATAACTTCAAGTACTCGACCTACGGTGGACGACCCGCGATCCTCGTGCAGAACGATCTCTATCCTCTAAATTCTCTCGCGCAGTTGCTCGGACTACCGGAGAAAGAACCTGATGAAAGAGGACCCATCGTACTCGTTCACACGGACCGCCAGCGTGTGGCATTGATGGTTGATGCTATCAAGGGCAAGATGGATATCGTGATGAAGAATCTCGGCCCTCACCTGCGTCACGTGCATGGTATTGCCGGCGGGTCGGTACTCGGTAATGGGCGTGTAGTGCTCATTCTTGAGTTGCGCGAACTGCTTTCTCCGCGTGTAAGCGTGACGACCAGCACTGCTAATGTGCCCGGCCAGGTGACAAGGCGAGAAAGCACTGCCATGTCGCCAGCGCAGCAAGCGGCACCCAGCATGCCAATTCAGGCCCCGGTACCTGCTGAACGCCAGGTTATTGGGACTACAACGAGTGCGCCCAGACCTCCGGCTAAACAGGCTGCTACACCCCCGCGTGGTAAGTATATACTGGTGGTGGATGATAGCCCAAGTGTTCGCCGTGTGGTAGGCAACATGCTCAAACAGCATGGTTGGGAGGTTCAGCTCGCGCGAGACGGCGTTGAGGCCCTCGAAATGATTACTCGTGAAACACCGCTTGCCGTGCTACTCGATATCGAAATGCCGCGCATGGACGGCTACGAATTGATGGCCACTGTACGCGCGCAGGAGCAGTATCGCACGCTACCCATCGTCATATTGACCTCGCGCGCCGCTACCAAGCACCAGCAGCGCGCCATGCAGTTGGGAGCGAGCGGTTACCTGGTCAAGCCATACCAGGATGAAGAAATGCTCAATCTCCTCAACACGCTGGTCTACGGCGCAACTGTGTAG
- the leuB gene encoding 3-isopropylmalate dehydrogenase, protein MGTYTIAVLPGDGIGPEVIGQAVQVLHVVADRFGHTFNMTEALVGVAAIEAEGDAISDATMELCQRSDAILFGAVGGTARFEGPNSKVQPERALFRLRKDLELFANLRPVRPLDALLDASTIKSEFLKGTDLLVVRELTGGLYYGKPSEIRETGQGLEAIDTLIYTEAEIERIMRTAFELARGRRKKVTSVDKANVLSSSRLWRRTAGRIAADYPDVSLEHLLVDTCAMQLIRRPAAFDVIVTENMFGDILTDEASMLAGSMGMLPSASLGTRETAYGFFGLYEPIHGTAPDITGQDKANPIAAILTSALMLRYSFGLLQEAETIEAAVSQVIEAGYRTEDLGQGGKKTVGTKEMGRLIAEAIAR, encoded by the coding sequence GTGGGAACCTACACAATCGCGGTCCTGCCCGGCGATGGCATTGGGCCGGAGGTCATCGGGCAGGCGGTACAGGTACTGCACGTCGTCGCTGATCGCTTTGGGCATACTTTCAATATGACAGAGGCACTGGTGGGAGTAGCAGCTATCGAGGCCGAGGGCGATGCTATTTCTGATGCGACGATGGAGCTGTGCCAGCGCAGCGATGCGATACTGTTCGGGGCTGTGGGTGGAACGGCGCGCTTCGAGGGGCCAAACTCGAAAGTGCAGCCGGAACGGGCGCTGTTCCGCTTGCGCAAAGACCTCGAGCTTTTTGCTAACCTGCGCCCGGTACGCCCGCTCGATGCTTTGCTTGATGCTTCAACTATCAAATCAGAATTTCTGAAAGGGACCGATTTGCTGGTGGTACGCGAGTTGACGGGTGGGCTTTATTACGGCAAGCCGAGCGAGATTCGCGAAACCGGGCAAGGGCTTGAGGCGATTGATACGTTGATCTACACCGAGGCGGAGATTGAGCGTATCATGCGCACGGCTTTTGAACTGGCGCGCGGGCGGAGGAAGAAAGTGACCTCGGTGGATAAGGCTAATGTGCTCAGTTCCTCGCGGCTCTGGCGACGAACCGCCGGGCGTATCGCCGCCGATTATCCTGATGTATCGCTTGAACATTTGCTGGTAGATACATGCGCGATGCAGCTCATTCGACGACCGGCGGCGTTTGATGTGATCGTGACCGAGAATATGTTCGGGGACATCCTTACCGACGAGGCTTCTATGCTGGCAGGCTCGATGGGCATGCTTCCTTCGGCCAGCCTGGGTACAAGAGAGACGGCTTACGGGTTCTTCGGCCTTTACGAGCCAATCCACGGTACTGCTCCCGATATCACGGGGCAGGATAAAGCGAATCCGATTGCCGCCATTTTGACGAGCGCATTAATGCTGCGCTATTCATTTGGACTGCTGCAAGAGGCAGAGACGATTGAAGCCGCGGTGTCGCAGGTTATTGAGGCGGGTTACCGGACAGAGGATCTGGGCCAGGGTGGAAAGAAAACGGTGGGAACAAAGGAGATGGGCAGGTTGATCGCCGAGGCTATTGCCCGCTAA
- a CDS encoding cytochrome P450 → MTHPHTTTSTAEAAVKSVSTAPTPHSRTAPGTRGNLLLGSARALQRDALAFYTGMAHRYGDVVRTRLLFWPTYLVFHPDGVRHILQENHQNYDRDLFLYKGLRPFFGEGLGTSSGPSWLYHRRLMQPAFHRTRLEALATLMTGTIANLLAGWQTAAEQERPLEMSQEMLRLALGILGQTLFRVDLSDETDSIAQAFTDLLALLGEYLYLPFPPLSVPTPRNRRMQARLHALNAIVQRLIEERRQSRAREYDLLSLLIEAQDEESGQGLSDRQLRDEIFTLLFAGHETTANTLTWALYLLAQHPEEQQRVKAEVDSVLAGQVPTVNQLRSLPYTRMVLEETLRLYPPAVTIPRRAITGDVIGGLDIPANSLVFLNPYVTHRHPDFWEQPEVFDPQRFTPERVAARHRFAYFPFGGGPHLCIGQHFAMMESHLALAMIVQRYHLSLLPGQRIEPRAMVALRPSPSVQIMLHSV, encoded by the coding sequence ATGACTCACCCACACACGACCACATCGACCGCTGAAGCCGCCGTGAAGAGCGTTTCGACCGCCCCTACCCCCCATAGCAGGACAGCGCCGGGAACACGGGGCAACCTCCTGCTGGGTAGCGCCAGAGCTTTACAACGTGATGCCCTGGCGTTTTATACCGGTATGGCCCACCGCTACGGAGATGTTGTACGCACGCGCCTCCTTTTCTGGCCGACGTACCTGGTCTTTCACCCGGATGGAGTGCGGCACATCTTGCAGGAGAACCATCAGAACTATGATCGCGACCTCTTTTTGTACAAAGGTCTGCGGCCCTTTTTTGGCGAAGGTCTGGGAACCTCTTCCGGCCCCTCCTGGTTGTACCATCGCCGCCTGATGCAGCCAGCCTTTCATCGCACCCGGCTAGAGGCCCTGGCAACGTTGATGACCGGGACCATTGCCAATCTGCTAGCAGGCTGGCAAACAGCAGCTGAACAGGAACGGCCTCTAGAAATGAGCCAGGAGATGCTCAGGCTGGCGCTGGGCATTCTCGGCCAGACCCTCTTCAGAGTAGACCTTTCTGATGAGACCGATTCCATCGCCCAGGCGTTTACTGACCTGCTGGCGCTGCTGGGAGAGTATCTCTACCTGCCTTTTCCGCCGCTCAGCGTTCCAACCCCGCGCAATCGGCGCATGCAGGCTCGCTTGCACGCCCTCAATGCCATCGTGCAGCGCCTGATTGAGGAGCGACGCCAGTCGCGGGCAAGAGAGTACGATCTGCTCTCATTGTTGATCGAGGCGCAGGATGAGGAGTCAGGGCAGGGATTGAGCGACCGGCAGTTGCGTGACGAAATATTCACCCTGCTCTTTGCCGGACATGAAACAACGGCCAATACGCTGACCTGGGCCTTGTACCTGCTCGCGCAACATCCTGAGGAGCAGCAGCGCGTCAAGGCGGAGGTTGATAGCGTCCTGGCGGGCCAGGTTCCAACCGTCAATCAACTCCGCTCGCTGCCTTATACACGCATGGTTCTGGAGGAGACGCTGCGGCTCTATCCTCCCGCGGTCACGATTCCACGCCGGGCTATCACCGGTGACGTGATCGGCGGCCTTGACATTCCGGCCAACAGCCTGGTCTTCCTCAATCCCTACGTCACACATCGTCATCCCGATTTCTGGGAGCAGCCAGAGGTCTTTGACCCACAGAGGTTCACGCCAGAGCGCGTAGCTGCCCGCCATCGCTTCGCCTACTTCCCCTTTGGCGGAGGACCTCATCTCTGTATTGGGCAGCACTTCGCTATGATGGAGTCACATCTGGCGCTGGCAATGATAGTGCAACGCTACCACTTGAGCCTGCTTCCCGGCCAGCGTATTGAACCGCGAGCAATGGTAGCACTCCGTCCATCTCCCAGTGTGCAGATAATGCTGCATAGTGTATAG
- a CDS encoding zinc-ribbon domain-containing protein, translated as MFCIHCGEKNPDTAMFCRMCGMPLEKQVDSPVLSSPFQVNAPVLLEANSPTGHEQIPFSDVPTIQAQSGIVDAPTLTARAGFPYATPPSGNAQNGESAGPGQLFEQFSFSEPTVLAAQPDIQGASPLQIQPTPSSSGYLSDGFQSPGSPAAYPSLYRQEPANQGSGALPDMQIPAPFVPPSAMPPTSPTAGEPRVRAIARPLPVWAFILSIVAGVAVLAALFFTGSDWAAGATRAGIVGGILAILILLAAIVRTLAGMAARSNPKRRSQFISAGLLVAILLAVSGFGLTQQATIHQVQGRFYEGQQQWQSAINEFQLAGEHAPTSGNIARIYDEWGEQLSNTQHYSAAIDKFNIVLTSFQAATGEVTRAQADSITAYLNWGKQASQQHDYNDAVTHFGDLLNLSYCNANCQAEASALSATAYYDLAETQLTAQQYADAANSFQTLATLFPKSPEAQKDHEDFAKALFGEGKQQLVSSCSSAIPTYQELASKFGDTPEGQQASIALKAPQEVIGRFTTPVPKGSALTPLAVLAQGLYANIPDAQFFQLIAGAPTVVIKPDGTFTFKPVKQGTYDLAWGTDNVDGSQSFYFYYRPSDKSLVYVANVGPLCPYNFGSINEPIPVAP; from the coding sequence ATGTTTTGCATCCATTGTGGGGAGAAAAATCCTGATACGGCAATGTTTTGCCGCATGTGCGGCATGCCATTAGAGAAGCAGGTAGATTCCCCGGTATTATCATCACCCTTTCAGGTAAATGCACCAGTTCTACTGGAGGCAAATTCGCCTACCGGCCACGAGCAAATACCATTTTCAGATGTACCCACTATACAGGCCCAGTCCGGCATAGTAGATGCGCCCACTTTAACTGCTCGAGCCGGTTTTCCTTATGCCACCCCTCCATCAGGAAATGCTCAGAACGGGGAATCTGCCGGGCCAGGTCAGCTTTTCGAGCAATTTTCCTTCTCAGAACCCACTGTGCTGGCAGCTCAGCCCGATATTCAGGGCGCATCCCCCCTTCAAATTCAGCCCACTCCATCCAGTTCGGGTTACCTTTCGGATGGATTTCAATCACCCGGGTCGCCGGCTGCATACCCCTCTCTTTATCGACAGGAGCCGGCAAACCAGGGGTCAGGGGCGTTACCGGATATGCAAATACCGGCGCCATTTGTTCCTCCGTCTGCCATGCCTCCTACGTCTCCGACCGCGGGCGAGCCACGAGTGCGGGCAATTGCCCGGCCCTTGCCTGTCTGGGCATTTATTCTCAGCATCGTTGCAGGTGTGGCTGTCCTTGCGGCGCTATTCTTCACGGGCAGCGATTGGGCAGCAGGGGCAACGCGAGCAGGTATTGTTGGAGGCATTCTCGCCATACTCATCCTGCTGGCTGCAATCGTGCGTACACTGGCAGGCATGGCTGCCAGGAGCAATCCGAAACGCCGCTCCCAGTTCATCAGCGCCGGACTACTTGTGGCGATTCTCCTGGCCGTGAGCGGTTTTGGCCTCACCCAGCAAGCAACAATCCACCAGGTGCAAGGGCGCTTTTATGAGGGCCAGCAGCAATGGCAGAGTGCGATCAATGAATTTCAACTGGCCGGCGAGCATGCTCCCACCTCGGGCAATATCGCCCGTATCTATGATGAATGGGGAGAGCAGCTAAGCAATACACAACATTACTCCGCGGCCATTGACAAATTCAATATCGTACTAACTTCTTTCCAGGCAGCGACCGGTGAGGTAACGCGTGCCCAGGCAGATAGCATCACCGCGTACCTGAATTGGGGCAAACAGGCATCGCAGCAGCACGATTACAATGATGCGGTCACTCATTTCGGTGATTTGCTCAACCTGTCCTACTGCAATGCTAACTGCCAGGCAGAGGCCAGCGCGCTCTCCGCGACGGCATACTATGATCTGGCCGAAACACAGCTTACGGCCCAGCAATATGCCGACGCTGCCAATTCATTTCAGACGCTCGCTACCCTGTTCCCGAAATCTCCTGAAGCGCAGAAGGATCACGAAGATTTCGCCAAAGCGCTTTTTGGCGAGGGCAAGCAGCAACTTGTAAGCTCATGTTCAAGCGCCATCCCGACGTATCAGGAACTTGCTTCGAAGTTTGGTGACACGCCCGAGGGGCAGCAGGCCAGCATTGCGCTCAAAGCACCGCAGGAAGTGATAGGGCGCTTCACAACGCCTGTGCCAAAGGGTTCGGCGCTCACGCCTCTGGCCGTTTTAGCGCAAGGGCTTTACGCGAATATCCCCGACGCTCAATTTTTCCAGTTGATTGCCGGAGCGCCTACCGTAGTCATAAAGCCGGATGGCACATTTACCTTCAAGCCCGTAAAGCAGGGTACATACGATCTGGCCTGGGGAACAGATAATGTCGATGGTAGTCAAAGCTTCTACTTTTATTACAGGCCATCTGATAAATCGCTGGTCTATGTTGCAAACGTAGGCCCTCTCTGTCCTTACAATTTCGGCAGTATCAACGAGCCAATTCCCGTAGCGCCTTAA
- a CDS encoding NADH-quinone oxidoreductase subunit B family protein, with protein sequence MSSENKANGDAVFSTTRRKAVPIIMARGPQEYVPGDQELPVQLTSLADMIQWAQNWPRSKSVWPLGYGLACCAIEMIASASAPQYDLSRFGSEVFRSSPRQADLMIVAGTVSVKMGPRLRLLWEQMPDPKWVLSMGQCANSGGEFYDSYYTVQGVDTIVPVDVYVPGCPPRPEALIEGILKLREKILKQGLKIQGEKEIEV encoded by the coding sequence ATGAGCAGCGAAAATAAAGCCAATGGGGACGCGGTGTTTTCAACCACACGCCGCAAGGCCGTACCAATTATTATGGCAAGAGGTCCCCAGGAGTACGTGCCAGGAGACCAGGAACTGCCGGTTCAGCTTACCAGCCTGGCAGATATGATACAATGGGCGCAAAACTGGCCTCGCTCGAAGTCAGTCTGGCCGCTGGGATATGGGCTGGCCTGCTGCGCTATTGAGATGATCGCCTCGGCCTCTGCTCCCCAATATGATCTCTCGCGTTTCGGCTCGGAGGTCTTTCGATCCAGCCCGCGCCAGGCCGACTTGATGATCGTGGCCGGAACCGTTTCGGTAAAGATGGGCCCGCGCCTGCGCCTGCTGTGGGAGCAGATGCCAGACCCGAAGTGGGTGCTGAGCATGGGTCAATGTGCCAACTCAGGCGGCGAATTTTATGACAGTTACTATACCGTCCAGGGCGTTGATACGATTGTTCCGGTCGATGTCTATGTGCCGGGTTGCCCTCCTCGTCCAGAGGCGCTCATTGAGGGTATCCTCAAGCTGCGCGAGAAGATTCTCAAGCAGGGTTTGAAGATTCAGGGCGAGAAGGAAATTGAGGTGTAG
- a CDS encoding NADH-ubiquinone oxidoreductase-F iron-sulfur binding region domain-containing protein: MPDFDSSYRVLRRRGEPDLRSLDSYRRAGGYSALEKAIREQTPEQVIQQVIDAKLRGRGGAGRLTGEKMRIVSRQEDDFRYVICNAYDADPRSWAARSMMQRNPHLVIEGVVLAAYAVGAREAYIFTRSFFKEGIDAIQQALADALEANLVGRDILGMDFSCTINVLGVDQGFMGGEETVQIAVIKGRRGMPEQRPPYPAQYGLWDKPTLVDCIETLANIPLIIRDGVQAFTSIGTATTSGTKVLTVYDYVPDSEPKLVEVPFGATLREILRHAGYSRPDSDLQAIIVGGAEGGALPPSLLDTPFDYDALEEAGAIVGSGILELLPANTCMVGWSRERSSYLSKESCGKCVPCRIGMKRVTGILEGIISDLGVKSDLDMLDEFAEYIPAGSLCAFGVLAPNAYKTARRYWPEHFRMHVEELQCPTGTCLPVRAHRFITKHVLP, translated from the coding sequence ATGCCTGATTTTGATTCTTCTTATCGTGTATTACGGAGGCGCGGCGAGCCTGACCTGCGCTCGCTCGACTCCTATCGCCGGGCCGGTGGCTACAGCGCCCTCGAAAAAGCCATTCGCGAGCAAACGCCTGAGCAGGTCATCCAGCAGGTGATCGATGCGAAGTTGCGTGGCCGCGGCGGCGCAGGTCGGCTCACCGGCGAAAAAATGCGCATCGTGAGCCGTCAGGAAGATGATTTCCGCTACGTTATCTGCAATGCCTACGACGCCGATCCGCGCTCGTGGGCGGCGCGTTCGATGATGCAACGCAATCCGCACCTGGTTATCGAAGGCGTAGTGCTTGCCGCTTATGCTGTTGGAGCAAGGGAAGCGTATATTTTTACACGCAGCTTCTTCAAGGAAGGAATCGATGCCATCCAGCAGGCGCTGGCGGATGCTCTCGAAGCCAATCTTGTGGGACGCGATATCCTGGGTATGGACTTCAGTTGTACCATCAATGTGCTGGGCGTCGATCAGGGTTTCATGGGCGGAGAGGAAACGGTGCAGATTGCCGTCATTAAGGGCCGCCGTGGTATGCCCGAGCAGCGACCGCCATATCCCGCCCAGTATGGCCTCTGGGATAAGCCAACGCTCGTCGATTGCATCGAGACGCTGGCAAACATTCCCCTCATCATTCGTGATGGTGTGCAGGCATTTACCAGTATCGGTACAGCCACGACCAGCGGTACCAAAGTGCTGACGGTCTATGACTATGTGCCCGATAGCGAGCCGAAGCTGGTGGAAGTTCCTTTTGGCGCGACCCTACGTGAGATTTTGCGTCATGCCGGATACAGCCGTCCGGACAGCGATTTGCAGGCCATCATCGTCGGTGGGGCCGAAGGCGGCGCGCTGCCACCTTCATTGCTCGATACGCCGTTTGACTATGATGCGCTGGAAGAGGCAGGCGCTATTGTGGGTTCCGGCATTCTCGAATTGCTTCCTGCCAATACCTGTATGGTAGGATGGTCCAGGGAGCGCAGCAGTTATTTGAGCAAAGAGTCCTGCGGCAAGTGCGTGCCATGCCGCATCGGCATGAAACGTGTAACCGGCATCCTGGAAGGCATTATCAGCGATCTTGGCGTCAAATCTGACCTGGATATGCTGGACGAATTTGCTGAATATATCCCTGCGGGTTCGCTATGCGCGTTTGGCGTGCTAGCCCCAAATGCCTATAAGACGGCCAGGCGCTACTGGCCTGAACATTTTCGCATGCATGTCGAGGAGTTGCAGTGTCCGACCGGTACGTGCCTTCCTGTGCGCGCGCACCGTTTTATCACCAAACATGTGTTACCCTGA